Genomic segment of Prochlorococcus marinus CUG1433:
TTTTGTAAGTTATATCACAATGGTAGTATTACTGGATCAATTGACGATGCTGGAAATTTTATAAATGTGAAAGTAAAGCAGAAAGACAGTCATTCTAGGAAATATTCCTCTTACAAAATCACGGGTAATATTAAAAACAATTTAAATTTAATCAGTAAAAGTCCCAAGTATCATCCCACAACAGCATTTTTAATTACTAAATATGCCGATTTAGACAGTGAATCTACAAATGCTCAAGCGAATAATAATAGTAAAACAGTTATTAATAACAACGATAACTCTGTTACTCTAAAAGTTAATGTCAATAATCAATCACAGGCCCAAAAAACTCTAGATGAGGTTCAATCCTCTCTTAATATGTATCAAGCAATATCAAAGGTAGTAAAGAAACAATCCCCTGATATTAGAAACAGAATTCTTGGCGCAGTTAACAAAGAAATTAAAAAATTAACCCAAGAAAAAGAAGCACTTGAAACGCAGTTTTCTAATCAATTTTCAACTCCCATTAGACCATCTAACCAAAAATTAAATGTTTCCTCTTTTAAAGCATCTGAAACATTTCCCAAAATACCTTTCTATGTCCCTGGAACAAATGAAATAGGTGAGATGCTAACTATACCAAGGGTAACTGATGAAGGGTTTTTAGTTTATAGACTTGATTTCTTAGACCCCTCATCAACTTATGAAAAAGTTAGAGATAGTATAAATATTCCTCACGAAAATATTGATGGAGTTATTAAAGCACTCGTAAATATTGATAAATGGACAAAAACTGCTCAGGAAAATAATTTAACTAGAAGAGTATCAAAGACTGCTATATGTATACCAGCAGGAAGATGTCAAAACAAGAAAAAAGGAATTATGTCTACAGAAATAGTTTTTCAGGTCTACGAGGATGGAAGTACATCAGGAAGAATTCAACGAAATAAAGGTACATACTCGGTTGGATACAACTTGTCTGTTGAATCATCAGTATTACTATCTGCTTATTTAACTTACATGCGAGACACAGGATCAAAAGAGTTTAATATTGGTAACATGTCTGACGATGAAGTGAAGTCTCTATTTAATTGAGATCAAATTTTGTGAAAAATAACTTAAGTCTCTCAATAGTTACAACAATTTTTCAAAGTGAAAATACAATAAAATCATTTATAAATAAAATTGCTGACTGTGCTAAGAAAAATTTTGGAGATAATTACGAAATAATAATAGTAAATGATGGTTCAACTGATAAGAGCTTAAATATTGCTATTGGGGAGTCCAAACTATCTAATAAAATTAAAATTGTTGATCTATCTAGAAATTTTGGCCATCACAAAGCTATCATGGCAGGGCTTTCCTATTCTAATGGTGATTTAGTATTCCTTATAGATAGTGATTTGGAGGAAGATCCAGAATTATTATTTCTTTTTCTGAAAACAATAGAGGATTATAATGTTGATGTTATTTATGGTGTACAGAAACAGAGAAAAGGTAAATTATTTGAGAGAATTTCAGGAGAAATTTTTTATAGATTATTTAACGCAATATCTAGAATAAACTTCCCTAAAAATATTTTAACTGCAAGGCTCATGACTAGGAAATATGTTGACTCCTTATTACTATTCAAAGAATCTGAACTTTATTTATTAGGAATATTGCATATTACTGGATTCGAACAAATGCCTATAAAAGTTTCAAAAAAATTTAAGATATCTAGCACATATACAATTAGAAATAAATTATCATTAGTAATTAACAATATAACTTCATTTACTTATAGACCCCTAAAATTAATTTTCTATTTTGGAATAACTGTAACCTCAATTTCTTTATTTTTTGGCATAGTTCAAATTGTTAGATACTTTTTATTAGGAAATACAATAGTTGGTTGGACTTCTTTAATAGTGTCTATCTGGCTGTTTGGAGGAATCATTATTTCAATTCTAGGAATATTAGGTATTTATCTATCAAAAGTATTTATGGAAGTAAAGAATCGACCTCATCATATAGTTAAAAACACATATGTTAATGGTTCAGTGTCTGATCTTGTATGTAGAGTAAACATGAATAAAAACTAAATGAAATATGCAGGTTGATCCTTCGAATTATATTCTTAATGTAAATTGTTTAGAAGAACTAGATTTCCATCACGTAAGAGAAAGATTACAATCGAATTCTCTAGTAATAATAAGGGGATTAGTTTCAAAGCATGAAATAGAAAAATCAATTTTTAAAATTAAAAAGTCTTTTAGAAAAGAAAATGATAATCCTACTATTGGCGAAAGTCCAAAAGATATTCAGAAGAATTTTCAAAAACTAATGGTTGGAGGTAATTCACACAGTGGATTATATTTAACAAGATTATTTAGAACATTTTATAATCCAATGTGGGAAGAAGATATTTTTGAAATGCATAATATTTATAAACTTATGATAAAAATCAGAAATTTATGTTCTAACTACCCAGAGGAATTTGCTATTTCTAAGATTGAAGACAATGGTTTATGGAGTGCAACTAGAATTCATCAATACCCTACGGGCGGAGGTTATTTTACTAAACATAAAGATACGGTACTTACTACGGTTGCAAAAGAAAATAATATAAGTTTTTATCAAGTAATTCTTAACATGACTAAATTAGGAAGAGATTTTGAGAGTGGAGGGGCTTTTGTTGAAATAGAAGGTAAGAAAATTATGTTTGAGAGAGAGTTTGATATTGGAGATATAATTATCTATGATGAAAGGACCTTTCATGGAGTTGATGAAATTGATATTAAAAAAAATCTAAATCTAGATAAAATTTGTGGAAGAATTACTGCTTTCGTATCTCTTTATAAAGATATTAAATAATAAAATATTCAAAAACACTTTTCTGCGTAATTTATGCAATGGTGACTTAAAATTTAAATAAAATAAAGGATCTATAGATTGTATAGCGTGAATAGGTTTTATTAGATCAGCAAAAAATTATAGGTCTCTAATTTCTTATTTTCTAAGAAAATCTTAAACTTAAATTATTTTTGTTTGCTTAGAAGTAACATTTTTGGCAGGTTTTATTATGCTTTTAATCCTTTAAAATTTATCTTCAGGAAATCAAAAATTTATAGATTACTTTTTTAAATTTTTTTCCTTTGAGCTTTTTATTTTTCATTATCAATCTAATATTAATTAGAAAAATCCTTCAAAAAATTAATAAGAAAAATATGAATTATCTGTATTTAAAATTTACTCATGAATTCAATAACAATTTATCTTTCCTGAATTTAATAAAATTGGTGAGAAACTTTTAGTAAATATTTTTCAAAAAATGGATTTTATAAAAAATCAAATATTCGAAAACTTTTAATTTCTTATATGGTTTTTTTAAAAATCTGATCTTTTAGGTAAAAAGGGAAAAAAGAAGAATTTTCATTTGATGTTGGAAAATT
This window contains:
- a CDS encoding glycosyltransferase family 2 protein: MKNNLSLSIVTTIFQSENTIKSFINKIADCAKKNFGDNYEIIIVNDGSTDKSLNIAIGESKLSNKIKIVDLSRNFGHHKAIMAGLSYSNGDLVFLIDSDLEEDPELLFLFLKTIEDYNVDVIYGVQKQRKGKLFERISGEIFYRLFNAISRINFPKNILTARLMTRKYVDSLLLFKESELYLLGILHITGFEQMPIKVSKKFKISSTYTIRNKLSLVINNITSFTYRPLKLIFYFGITVTSISLFFGIVQIVRYFLLGNTIVGWTSLIVSIWLFGGIIISILGILGIYLSKVFMEVKNRPHHIVKNTYVNGSVSDLVCRVNMNKN